TGACCTCGTCGTTCGGCAGCGGATATTCGATGAGGGAATCGAACCGCCGAAAGACAGCCCGGTCGAGTAGTTGCGGATGATTTGTCGCGGCGACGATCAGACTGTCGGAGTCGTCCAGCTCCAGGAACTGCAGGTACGAGTTCAACACCCGGCGGATCTCGCCGACATCGTTGGCGGCTGCGCGTTCTCCGGCCAAGGCGTCGACCTCGTCGAACAGGTAGACGCCGCGAGTCTCCGACAGTGCCTCGAAAACCAGACGCAGCTTGGCGGCCGTCTCGCCCATGAACTTCGTGATCAGGCCATCGAGACGGATGACGAAGAGCGGGAGCCGGAGCTCACCGGCCAGCATGTGGGCCGACAAGGTCTTACCGGTCCCAGGCGGTCCGACGAGCAATAGCCGCCGAAGTGGGGAGAAACCGCGAGACCGCAGCAGGTCACCTTGGCGTTGCTCCAACAGCACTCTTTGGAGACGCGCCCGAACGCTCTCGTCCAAGGACAAGTCGGTGAGCAGGTTGTCCGGGTAGACCACAGTGAGCAGCTGAGAAAGCTCACCGCGAGGTTGTGCCACGGGTACGACGCGCCCGGCAGGGCCTGAACCTTGTCGTGATCGCAGATCGTCTACCAGATCGCGGAGGTCCTGCGCGAAGCGATTCTGCCCGTTGCGAGCCGCGCCGGCGGCAACCTGGAGCGCGACGCCGTAGAACCTGGTGTCGTCACCATCGGCATGGCTCTTCACCAGTGCCTTGACTTGATCGGCCGTTGCCATGCGTCGTCACCTCCCTCGCGGACGCGGACGTGCTTCCATAATTGACGATAACCGTCTGGCGGGGGCTCCCCCACCCCTTCGACGGCGGTTCCTCATCACACCCGTCTCACAAGGACGTCGTGTCCCGCGAAAACGGCCACTTCGGGCCGACCTGCGGAGTCGGTGGGGGCGCGGAGTGAACCAGATTTCCACTTTTATCGTCATGTCGCTCCACTCTTCTCCGGTCCAGAAACGGCCGGTGCCCGGCATGTATTGCGCATCTGGGTCCGCGTACCAGCCCGTGGGAGGAGCCTCGGTGGTCCAAGGCGTAGCGCAGAGTGGATCATGCAGGGTCGCAAACGGCCTGCTGCTAGGCCACTCGCTCCGAGCGAAGCGGTCGCTCAGCTAGGGAGGAGCCTGGCAATCATCCAGACGCACGAGGCGGTCCGAGGCACAACCCGGACCACCTCTTGGAACAACCACTCTCAAGGCCGTCGAGAACGGAGTTCACTTGGGCTGCCCCCTCTGGGCGATGGAGATGCTGCAGGCGCGATGGGTGCCTGGGACGTCGTTGGATGCGCCGATCTTTGCGAACTCCAAGGGTGGATTCCGGGATCCTTGCGAGTGCTTACAAACTCAGCCGGCCGGATCGGACCGGTCTGCTGGACCTCGCGGAGCTGGCTGGACTGCGGTCCTTGGCGGACGATCTCGACTTGGTGACCGCGCACTCGATGCGGAAGTCGACGGCGACGATTCTTGAGGATGCCGGACAGACGCCGCGACAGGTCGCGGATCAGCTTGGCCATGCGCAGACATCGACGACGGTGGACGACTACTTCGGCGGCGTCGGCGCAATCCGGAGGGCGCTCAGCATCTTGAGGATGCGCTTCGGGATGTGCACGAGCGGTTTCCGGGGCGGCAAGAACCAGAGCTGTGAGCGCGGCTGAGAAGTGCTGCGATCTAGCCCCGTCATCGAGTGCTGCGGTGCTAAACCTTGAGTATTGGCCGCCGGGATCATAAGCAGACGCTTATGTT
The genomic region above belongs to Kribbella solani and contains:
- a CDS encoding DUF2510 domain-containing protein, which produces MSDRFARSEWPSSRPFATLHDPLCATPWTTEAPPTGWYADPDAQYMPGTGRFWTGEEWSDMTIKVEIWFTPRPHRLRRSARSGRFRGTRRPCETGVMRNRRRRGGGAPARRLSSIMEARPRPRGR
- a CDS encoding AAA family ATPase; protein product: MATADQVKALVKSHADGDDTRFYGVALQVAAGAARNGQNRFAQDLRDLVDDLRSRQGSGPAGRVVPVAQPRGELSQLLTVVYPDNLLTDLSLDESVRARLQRVLLEQRQGDLLRSRGFSPLRRLLLVGPPGTGKTLSAHMLAGELRLPLFVIRLDGLITKFMGETAAKLRLVFEALSETRGVYLFDEVDALAGERAAANDVGEIRRVLNSYLQFLELDDSDSLIVAATNHPQLLDRAVFRRFDSLIEYPLPNDEVIRTVIRNRLAGVSTGRLTWPKIVEAASGLSHDEITAATEVAAKEAILGDQGQVSTATLIDALLGRRVDAMT